The proteins below come from a single Mya arenaria isolate MELC-2E11 chromosome 8, ASM2691426v1 genomic window:
- the LOC128244949 gene encoding protocadherin-1-like, whose protein sequence is MIRVVSIVLIWANFTEAVVSNWNTPLPGTAGRGNESIIWAGSVPELSHINTHLFQCNVTVEGTATYRLLNDSDGRFRLNSTTGSVFTHALLDYEQTPTLQIIIEATDSQDSGRGTATVTVNVHDVNDNKPTFTSSVYNVSVSDGAKAGTTVHHFSASDRDGPGPNSHITYKIKSQDTSGNGTFVINSTTGVLSVANNKTINRAEKSEYKFDVIAMDAGVPSNSGTAMVTIHVVGETKEKTSKAPNSLRMMWTTCVITVILARGVSRMRH, encoded by the exons atGATTCGtgttgtttctattgttttaatttgggcAAATTTCACAG AAGCTGTGGTTTCCAATTGGAACACACCCCTTCCTGGAACTGCAGGCAGAGGAAATGAATCTATAATATGGGCCGGTAGCGTTCCTGAACTCTCGCATATCAATACCCACCTTTTCCAG TGCAATGTGACCGTGGAAGGAACGGCGACGTACAGACTTCTTAACGACAGTGATGGAAGATTTCGTTTAAATTCAACCACCGGAAGCGTATTTACGCATGCGCTTTTGGATTATGAGCAGACCCCAACACTGCAAATAATAATTGA AGCAACGGACAGTCAGGACAGCGGACGCGGCACCGCAACCGTAACTGTTAACGTGCACGATGTAAACGACAACAAGCCAACGTTTACGTCATCGGTGTACAACGTCAGCGTCTCAGACGGCGCAAAGGCCG gtaCGACTGTCCACCACTTCTCTGCATCAGACCGCGATGGCCCCGGACCGAACAGTCACATTACGTACAAGATCAAAAGCCAAG atacATCCGGGAATGGAACATTTGTGATCAACAGCACAACAGGTGTACTTTCTGTGGCCAATAACAAAACCATCAACCGGGCTGAAAAGTCTGAATATAAGTTTGACGTCATTGCCATGGATGCCGGCGTGCCATCAAACTCCG GGACGGCCATGGTAACAATACACGTGGTTGGTGAGACAAAGGAGAAAACCAGCAAAGCCCCGAACAGTTTGAGGATGATGTGGACTACATGCGTTATCACGGTGATCTTAGCCAGGGGCGTATCCAGAATGCGCCACTAG
- the LOC128242514 gene encoding uncharacterized protein LOC128242514, translating to MNLNQILICLAGLIPLGSALECYVCKAQDSNFDKCVKTTIQCRQHEDTCRSFIHWSQPRYWTPRSERIFSIDKSCTTRLECENEQQSLGLQCMRDWYRDWKCTECCQGDRCNYYVTLGASSVRLSMGLLVAAFTVIQVLVHLRA from the exons ATGAATTTGAATCAGATTTTGATATGTCTTGCGGGATTGATCCCTCTCG GATCGGCCCTGGAGTGTTATGTATGCAAGGCCCAGGACAGTAATTTTGACAAGTGTGTGAAGACAACGATCCAGTGTCGCCAGCATGAGGACACATGCAGAAGCTTTATTCATTGGAGTC AGCCTAGATACTGGACACCAAGAAGTGAGAGAATTTTCTCCATCGACAAGTCCTGCACGACAAGATTAGAATGTGAAAATGAGCAGCAGAGTCTGGGTCTTCAGTGCATGAGGGATTGGTATCGGGACTGGAAGTGTACAGAATGTTGTCAAGGAGATAGATGCAATTACTATGTCACG CTTGGAGCCTCGAGTGTACGACTGAGTATGGGCCTTCTTGTTGCGGCCTTCACTGTGATCCAGGTTCTCGTTCATCTGAGGGCGTGA